A stretch of Vigna angularis cultivar LongXiaoDou No.4 chromosome 4, ASM1680809v1, whole genome shotgun sequence DNA encodes these proteins:
- the LOC108331132 gene encoding uncharacterized protein LOC108331132 has product MASNCANHSNPYHQCTQACSQSTNQTKITTHTNKNKNKINSGYGRSVTDGQLGKKVDKQKRIYSACPKASNPYHECDDNCYKRLSDSGAPPPLKLDRKNKLGSKPEPPVLDTVPASKVGAIYLSEKKKVLTEKNEHVLSEPISGQKQDPVVKPSYLKDQPRDHVANSMTTTHDEKKTSRKVVAVTHHVDHTEELGLSISAGGSVGSSFSGIPRGNEANLNDEAETESVSSEPRLQVGRYKVKESFVSILQSIFDRYGDIGASCHLESVVMRSYYVECVCFVVQELHSSSLIQLSSSKVKELLAILKDVESAELDVAWLRSALDELAENIELINKQQVVEAEKDYSGQEVETVKEELRQELESLAQKEQEVADIKARIPEMRGRLRELELKSEELNKSMLSIKSNVDNLAIKSLVDELLC; this is encoded by the exons ATGGCATCAAACTGTGCCAATCACTCTAATCCTTACCATCAATGCACCCAAGCTTGCTCTCAGTCCACCAACCAAACCAAGATCaccacacacacaaacaaaaacaaaaacaagattAATTCAG GTTATGGTCGAAGTGTGACAGACGGTCAGCTTGGCAAAAAGGTTGATAAGCAAAAACGAATTTACTCAGCTTGTCCTAAAGCATCTAATCCTTACCACGAGTGTGATGACAATTGTTACAAAAGATTATCCGATTCAG GAGCCCCTCCTCCGTTAAAGTTAGACAGGAAAAACAAGCTGGGTTCTAAACCAGAACCCCCCGTTCTTGACACTGTTCCTGCCTCAAAAGTTGGAGCAATTTACCTATCCGAGAAGAAAAAGGTTTTGACAGAGAAAAACGAGCACGTTCTATCTGAGCCAATTTCTGGACAGAAACAAGATCCAGTTGTAAAG CCTTCCTATCTCAAAGACCAACCAAGGGATCATGTTGCCAACTCGATGACAACAACTCACGACGAAAAGAAAACATCTCGTAAAGTTGTTGCAGTAACCCATCATGTTGATCACACCGAAGAATTGGGTCTTAGTATTTCAGCTGGCGGATCCGTAGGTTCTAGTTTTTCTGGTATTCCACGTGGAAATGAAGCAAATTTAAACGATGAAGCAGAGACGGAGTCCGTGAGTTCAGAACCCCGTCTTCAAGTTGGAAGATACAAAGTAAAAGAAAGTTTTGTTTCCATTCTGCAATCTATCTTTGACAGGTACGGGGACATAGGAGCAAGTTGTCACTTGGAATCAGTCGTGATGCGCTCGTACTACGTTGAGTGTGTGTGTTTTGTGGTGCAAGAGTTACACTCCTCCTCATTGATTCAACTGAGCAGCTCCAAAGTGAAGGAATTGTTGGCCATTCTTAAGGATGTGGAATCTGCTGAACTTGACGTTGCATGGTTGCGTAGCGCCCTCGACGAACTGGCTGAAAATATTGAACTCATTAATAAACAGCAGGTGGTAGAGGCAGAAAAGGATTACTCTGGTCAGGAAGTGGagacagtgaaagaggagctacGACAAGAGTTGGAAAGTTTGGCTCAGAAAGAACAAGAGGTTGCTGATATCAAAGCACGAATTCCTGAGATGAGAGGTCGTTTGAGAGAGCTCGAACTCAAGTCAGAAGAACTTAACAAAAGCATGCTATCTATCAAATCCAACGTTGATAATTTGGCCATTAAATCGTTGGTAGATGAACTGTTATGTTAA
- the LOC108331558 gene encoding uncharacterized protein LOC108331558 isoform X2, with the protein MELAQLEALCERLYNSQDSVERAHAENTLKCFSMNTEYISQCQYILDHALTPYALMLASSSLLKQVTEHSLALKLRLDIWTYLINYLATRGPELQPFVTASLIQLLCRVTKFGWFDDDRFRDLVKESMNFLSQATPGHYAIGLKILSQLISEMNQANAGMPATIHRRVACSFRDQYLFQIFQISLTSLGQLKNDVVNQMQELALALSLKCLSFDFVGTSVDESSDEFGTVQIPSPWKPVLEESSTLQIFFDYYGITKPPLSKEALECLVRLASVRRSLFTNDAARSKFLAHLMTGTKVILQTGQGLADHDNYHEFCRLLGRFRVNYQLSELVNVEGYSDWIRLVAEFTLKSLQSWQWASNSVYYLLGLWSRLVSSVPYLKGDAPSLLDEFVPKITENFITSRFNSVQAGLPDDLSENPLDNAELLQDQLDCFPYLCRFQYESSSLFIINVMEPVLQIYTERARLHVPDNSDLSVIEDKLAWIAHIIAAILKIKQCTGCSLESQEVLDAELSARVLQLINVTDSGIHSQRYGEISKQRLDRAILTFFQHFRKSYVGDQAIHSSKLYTRLSELLGLHDHLLLLNVIIGKIVTNLKCYTESEEVIDHTLSLFLELASGYMTGKLLLKLDTVKFIVANHTREHFPFLEAKRCTRSRTTFYYTIGWLIFMEDSPVKFKSSMDPLQQVFLSLESTPDAVFRTDAVRFALVGLMRDLRGIAIATNSRRTYGFLFDWLYPAHMPLLLKGISHWTDTPEVTTPLLKFMAEFVQNKAQRLTFDSSSPNGILLFREVSKLIVAYGSRVLSLPNAADIYTYKYKGIWICLTILSRALSGNYVNFGVFELYGDRALSDALDAALKMTLSIPMADILAYRKLTKAYFAFLEVLFNSHITFVLNLDTNTFMHMVGSLESGLKGLDTNISSQCASAVDNLAAFYFNNITMGEAPHLPASANLARHIAECPNLFPEILKTLFEIILFEDCGNQWSLSRPMLSLILINEQIFSDLKAQILSSQPMDQHQRLSSCFDKLMADVTLSIDSKNRDKFTQNLTVFRHEFRAK; encoded by the exons ATGGAGTTGGCACAACTAGAAGCATTGTGCGAGAGGCTGTACAATTCGCAGGATTCGGTAGAACGTGCTCACGCGGAGAACACACTGAAATGTTTTTCGATGAACACTGAATACATTTCCCAATGCCAATACATACTTGATCATGCCTTGACACCCTACGCATTGATGCTGGCTAGTTCCAGTTTGTTGAAACAAGTCACGGAACACAGCCTTGCCTTGAAGCTTCGCCTTGATATAT GGACATACCTCATAAACTATCTAGCGACCAGAGGACCTGAGTTACAGCCATTTGTGACTGCTTCTTTGATCCAACTTTTATGTCGAGTTACAAAGTTCGGATGGTTTGATGATGACAGATTCCGGGACCTGGTAAAAGAATCAATGAACTTCTTGAGTCAG GCAACGCCAGGTCATTATGCCATTGGTTTGAAGATCCTAAGTCAGCTTATCTCTGAGATGAATCAG GCTAATGCTGGTATGCCTGCAACAATTCATCGAAGGGTTGCTTGCTCTTTTAGAGACCAATATCTTTTTCAGATATTCCAGATATCTTTAACATCATTGGGTCAACTGAAAAATGATG TGgtcaatcaaatgcaagaatTGGCACTTGCTCTTTCTTTGAAATGTTTATCATTTGATTTTGTGGGGACATCTGTTGATGAAAGTTCGGATGAGTTTGGCACAGTTCAG ATTCCATCACCTTGGAAACCTGTTTTGGAGGAGTCTTCAACActacaaatattttttgattACTATGGCATTACAAAGCCCCCTCTTTCAAAGGAG GCACTGGAGTGCTTGGTGCGACTAGCGTCTGTAAGACGCTCTTTGTTTACAAATGATGCTGCCCGTTCTAAATTTTTGGCCCATTTAATGACAGGAACCAAAGTAATCCTGCAAACAGGGCAAG GTCTTGCAGATCATGATAATTACCATGAGTTTTGTCGTCTTCTTGGTCGTTTCAGAGTGAATTATCAG TTGTCAGAGCTTGTTAATGTGGAAGGCTACAGCGATTGGATACGTTTGGTTGCAGAGTTTACTCTCAAATCTTTGCAATCATGGCAG TGGGCAAGCAATAGTGTGTACTACCTGTTAGGGCTGTGGTCTAGATTGGTGTCTTCTGTTCCATATTTAAAAGGTGACGCACCAAGCTTACTGGATGAATTTGTTCCCAAGATTACCGAGAATTTCATCACATCAAGATTCAATTCAGTACAG GCTGGATTGCCTGATGATCTTTCTGAGAACCCCTTAGACAATGCCGAACTTCTTCAGGATCAATTAGACTGCTTCCCATACCTATGTAGATTTCAG TATGAAAGcagtagtttatttataataaacgTAATGGAGCCAGTCCTGCAAATATACACG GAAAGAGCAAGATTACATGTTCCTGATAACAGTGACCTCAGTGTGATTGAAGATAAACTTGCTTGGATTGCTCATATCATTGCCGCAATACTTAAGATAAAACAGTGTACTGGTTGTAG TTTGGAATCCCAGGAAGTGCTTGATGCTGAACTTTCTGCTCGAGTGTTGCAGTTGATAAATGTAACTGACAGTGGAATACATAGCCAG AGATATGGTGAGATAAGCAAACAAAGACTAGATAGGGCAATTCTTACTTTCTTTCAGCATTTCCGAAAGTCTTATGTAGGAGATCAGGCTATTCATTCTTCCaag TTATATACCCGGTTATCTGAACTTCTTGGCCTACATGATCATCTATTattgttgaatgttattattGGCAAGATTGTGACTAACCTTAAGTGCTACACAGAG AGTGAAGAGGTCATTGATCACACCTTGAGTTTGTTTTTGGAGCTTGCATCTGG CTACATGACTGGAAAGCTACTTCTGAAGTTGGACACAGTGAAATTTATTGTTGCCAATCATACG AGGGAGCATTTTCCATTTTTGGAGGCAAAAAGATGCACTCGCAGCAGAACAACATTCTATTACACTATTGGCTGGTTGATATTCATGGAAGATAGTCCCGTGAAATTTAAATCTTCAATGGATCCACTCCAACAG GTTTTTCTGAGTTTGGAATCAACCCCTGATGCAGTATTTCGAACAGATGCTGTAAGGTTTGCACTTGTTGGTTTGATGAGGGACCTTAGAGGAATTGCAATTGCCACAAACAG CCGCCGAACATATGGATTCCTCTTTGATTGGTTGTATCCTGCACACATGCCTCTACTCTTAAAGGGCATCTCACATTGGACAGACACCCCAGAG GTTACTACCCCATTGTTAAAGTTCATGGCTGAGTTTGTGCAAAATAAAGCTCAACGTTTGacttttgattcttcttctccCAATGGCATACTTCTTTTCCGGGAAGTTAGTAAACTGATTGTTGCTTATGGATCTAGAGTTCTGTCTCTTCCAAATGCTGCCGATATTTATACATACAAGTACAAAGGAATATGGATTTGTTTAACTATACTGTCAAGAG CCCTTTCAGGAAATTATGTCAACTTTGGTGTGTTTGAACTATATGGTGACAGAGCTCTATCTGACGCTCTTGATGCTGCTCTAAAGATGACTTTGTCAATTCCTATGGCTGATATTTTGGCATATAGGAAG CTAACAAAGGCTTATTTTGCATTCTTGGAGGTTTTGTTCAATAGCCACATCACATTTGTATTAAACTTGGACACAAACACCTTTATGCATATGGTTGGCTCCCTTGAATCTGGACTTAAAGGGTTGGATACAAATATCTCATCTCAG TGTGCATCTGCTGTTGATAATTTGGCGGCCTTCTATTTTAACAACATCACTATGGGGGAGGCTCCACATTTGCCTGCATCTGCCAACCTTGCTCGTCATATTGCAGAGTGTCCCAATCTGTTTCCGGAG ATCTTGAAGACCCTATTTGAGATTATATTATTCGAAGACTGTGGGAACCAATGGAGTCTGAGCAGGCCAATGTTGAGCTTGATACTCATTAATGAGCAG ATATTCTCTGATCTGAAAGCTCAAATCTTGTCATCACAG CCAATGGATCAGCATCAGCGGCTATCTTCATGCTTCGACAAACTCATGGCAGATGTTACTCTAAGCATAGATTCAAAGAACAGGGACAAGTTTACTCAAAATCTCACCGTTTTTCGGCATGAATTTCGTGCCAAATAA
- the LOC108331558 gene encoding uncharacterized protein LOC108331558 isoform X1 has product MELAQLEALCERLYNSQDSVERAHAENTLKCFSMNTEYISQCQYILDHALTPYALMLASSSLLKQVTEHSLALKLRLDIWTYLINYLATRGPELQPFVTASLIQLLCRVTKFGWFDDDRFRDLVKESMNFLSQATPGHYAIGLKILSQLISEMNQANAGMPATIHRRVACSFRDQYLFQIFQISLTSLGQLKNDVVNQMQELALALSLKCLSFDFVGTSVDESSDEFGTVQIPSPWKPVLEESSTLQIFFDYYGITKPPLSKEALECLVRLASVRRSLFTNDAARSKFLAHLMTGTKVILQTGQGLADHDNYHEFCRLLGRFRVNYQLSELVNVEGYSDWIRLVAEFTLKSLQSWQWASNSVYYLLGLWSRLVSSVPYLKGDAPSLLDEFVPKITENFITSRFNSVQAGLPDDLSENPLDNAELLQDQLDCFPYLCRFQYESSSLFIINVMEPVLQIYTERARLHVPDNSDLSVIEDKLAWIAHIIAAILKIKQCTGCSLESQEVLDAELSARVLQLINVTDSGIHSQRYGEISKQRLDRAILTFFQHFRKSYVGDQAIHSSKQLYTRLSELLGLHDHLLLLNVIIGKIVTNLKCYTESEEVIDHTLSLFLELASGYMTGKLLLKLDTVKFIVANHTREHFPFLEAKRCTRSRTTFYYTIGWLIFMEDSPVKFKSSMDPLQQVFLSLESTPDAVFRTDAVRFALVGLMRDLRGIAIATNSRRTYGFLFDWLYPAHMPLLLKGISHWTDTPEVTTPLLKFMAEFVQNKAQRLTFDSSSPNGILLFREVSKLIVAYGSRVLSLPNAADIYTYKYKGIWICLTILSRALSGNYVNFGVFELYGDRALSDALDAALKMTLSIPMADILAYRKLTKAYFAFLEVLFNSHITFVLNLDTNTFMHMVGSLESGLKGLDTNISSQCASAVDNLAAFYFNNITMGEAPHLPASANLARHIAECPNLFPEILKTLFEIILFEDCGNQWSLSRPMLSLILINEQIFSDLKAQILSSQPMDQHQRLSSCFDKLMADVTLSIDSKNRDKFTQNLTVFRHEFRAK; this is encoded by the exons ATGGAGTTGGCACAACTAGAAGCATTGTGCGAGAGGCTGTACAATTCGCAGGATTCGGTAGAACGTGCTCACGCGGAGAACACACTGAAATGTTTTTCGATGAACACTGAATACATTTCCCAATGCCAATACATACTTGATCATGCCTTGACACCCTACGCATTGATGCTGGCTAGTTCCAGTTTGTTGAAACAAGTCACGGAACACAGCCTTGCCTTGAAGCTTCGCCTTGATATAT GGACATACCTCATAAACTATCTAGCGACCAGAGGACCTGAGTTACAGCCATTTGTGACTGCTTCTTTGATCCAACTTTTATGTCGAGTTACAAAGTTCGGATGGTTTGATGATGACAGATTCCGGGACCTGGTAAAAGAATCAATGAACTTCTTGAGTCAG GCAACGCCAGGTCATTATGCCATTGGTTTGAAGATCCTAAGTCAGCTTATCTCTGAGATGAATCAG GCTAATGCTGGTATGCCTGCAACAATTCATCGAAGGGTTGCTTGCTCTTTTAGAGACCAATATCTTTTTCAGATATTCCAGATATCTTTAACATCATTGGGTCAACTGAAAAATGATG TGgtcaatcaaatgcaagaatTGGCACTTGCTCTTTCTTTGAAATGTTTATCATTTGATTTTGTGGGGACATCTGTTGATGAAAGTTCGGATGAGTTTGGCACAGTTCAG ATTCCATCACCTTGGAAACCTGTTTTGGAGGAGTCTTCAACActacaaatattttttgattACTATGGCATTACAAAGCCCCCTCTTTCAAAGGAG GCACTGGAGTGCTTGGTGCGACTAGCGTCTGTAAGACGCTCTTTGTTTACAAATGATGCTGCCCGTTCTAAATTTTTGGCCCATTTAATGACAGGAACCAAAGTAATCCTGCAAACAGGGCAAG GTCTTGCAGATCATGATAATTACCATGAGTTTTGTCGTCTTCTTGGTCGTTTCAGAGTGAATTATCAG TTGTCAGAGCTTGTTAATGTGGAAGGCTACAGCGATTGGATACGTTTGGTTGCAGAGTTTACTCTCAAATCTTTGCAATCATGGCAG TGGGCAAGCAATAGTGTGTACTACCTGTTAGGGCTGTGGTCTAGATTGGTGTCTTCTGTTCCATATTTAAAAGGTGACGCACCAAGCTTACTGGATGAATTTGTTCCCAAGATTACCGAGAATTTCATCACATCAAGATTCAATTCAGTACAG GCTGGATTGCCTGATGATCTTTCTGAGAACCCCTTAGACAATGCCGAACTTCTTCAGGATCAATTAGACTGCTTCCCATACCTATGTAGATTTCAG TATGAAAGcagtagtttatttataataaacgTAATGGAGCCAGTCCTGCAAATATACACG GAAAGAGCAAGATTACATGTTCCTGATAACAGTGACCTCAGTGTGATTGAAGATAAACTTGCTTGGATTGCTCATATCATTGCCGCAATACTTAAGATAAAACAGTGTACTGGTTGTAG TTTGGAATCCCAGGAAGTGCTTGATGCTGAACTTTCTGCTCGAGTGTTGCAGTTGATAAATGTAACTGACAGTGGAATACATAGCCAG AGATATGGTGAGATAAGCAAACAAAGACTAGATAGGGCAATTCTTACTTTCTTTCAGCATTTCCGAAAGTCTTATGTAGGAGATCAGGCTATTCATTCTTCCaag CAGTTATATACCCGGTTATCTGAACTTCTTGGCCTACATGATCATCTATTattgttgaatgttattattGGCAAGATTGTGACTAACCTTAAGTGCTACACAGAG AGTGAAGAGGTCATTGATCACACCTTGAGTTTGTTTTTGGAGCTTGCATCTGG CTACATGACTGGAAAGCTACTTCTGAAGTTGGACACAGTGAAATTTATTGTTGCCAATCATACG AGGGAGCATTTTCCATTTTTGGAGGCAAAAAGATGCACTCGCAGCAGAACAACATTCTATTACACTATTGGCTGGTTGATATTCATGGAAGATAGTCCCGTGAAATTTAAATCTTCAATGGATCCACTCCAACAG GTTTTTCTGAGTTTGGAATCAACCCCTGATGCAGTATTTCGAACAGATGCTGTAAGGTTTGCACTTGTTGGTTTGATGAGGGACCTTAGAGGAATTGCAATTGCCACAAACAG CCGCCGAACATATGGATTCCTCTTTGATTGGTTGTATCCTGCACACATGCCTCTACTCTTAAAGGGCATCTCACATTGGACAGACACCCCAGAG GTTACTACCCCATTGTTAAAGTTCATGGCTGAGTTTGTGCAAAATAAAGCTCAACGTTTGacttttgattcttcttctccCAATGGCATACTTCTTTTCCGGGAAGTTAGTAAACTGATTGTTGCTTATGGATCTAGAGTTCTGTCTCTTCCAAATGCTGCCGATATTTATACATACAAGTACAAAGGAATATGGATTTGTTTAACTATACTGTCAAGAG CCCTTTCAGGAAATTATGTCAACTTTGGTGTGTTTGAACTATATGGTGACAGAGCTCTATCTGACGCTCTTGATGCTGCTCTAAAGATGACTTTGTCAATTCCTATGGCTGATATTTTGGCATATAGGAAG CTAACAAAGGCTTATTTTGCATTCTTGGAGGTTTTGTTCAATAGCCACATCACATTTGTATTAAACTTGGACACAAACACCTTTATGCATATGGTTGGCTCCCTTGAATCTGGACTTAAAGGGTTGGATACAAATATCTCATCTCAG TGTGCATCTGCTGTTGATAATTTGGCGGCCTTCTATTTTAACAACATCACTATGGGGGAGGCTCCACATTTGCCTGCATCTGCCAACCTTGCTCGTCATATTGCAGAGTGTCCCAATCTGTTTCCGGAG ATCTTGAAGACCCTATTTGAGATTATATTATTCGAAGACTGTGGGAACCAATGGAGTCTGAGCAGGCCAATGTTGAGCTTGATACTCATTAATGAGCAG ATATTCTCTGATCTGAAAGCTCAAATCTTGTCATCACAG CCAATGGATCAGCATCAGCGGCTATCTTCATGCTTCGACAAACTCATGGCAGATGTTACTCTAAGCATAGATTCAAAGAACAGGGACAAGTTTACTCAAAATCTCACCGTTTTTCGGCATGAATTTCGTGCCAAATAA
- the LOC108330550 gene encoding uncharacterized protein LOC108330550 isoform X1: MGDESVAASPHFGLISEEDHLWFSFLELEAAYTHSVLDDPSISQCVETPPQIQNQNHVVAAEMGCEGEYGSEAHRAASLSRFRQKRKRRCFANKIRYKTRQEATLRVHRSKSQFILSKIHESEQDVFHSEILSVFCPSSCFQFLLFLVSFEFLLLILSPASKIPLPFIYQMSFKKEQCLVNWPNTSQKFPFI; encoded by the exons ATGGGTGATGAGAGTGTTGCTGCTTCGCCTCATTTTGGTTTGATATCTGAAGAGGACCATCTCTGGTTCAGTTTCCTTGAACTAGAAGCCGCTTATACTCATAGTGTTCTGGACGATCCTTCT ATATCACAGTGTGTGGAGACACCGCCTCAAATCCAAAATCAAAACCATGTG GTCGCAGCAGAAATGGGATGCGAAGGTGAATACGGTAGTGAAGCGCACCGAGCAGCCTCGCTGAGTAGGTTCCGTCAAAAGAGAAAACGACGATGTTTtgctaataaaataagatacaaGACACGCCAAGAAGCTACTCTCAG GGTACATCGTAGTAAGAGCCAGTTTATTTTATCCAAAATCCATGAGTCAGAGCAAGATGTCTTTCACTCGGAGATATTGTCAGTTTTCTGCCCTTCATCCTGTTTTCAATTTCTGCTGTTTTTAGTTTCATTTGAATTCTTATTATTGATACTTTCCCCAGCTTCAAAAATTCCATTGccatttatttatcaaatgtcTTTTAAAAAAGAACAATGTTTGGTAAACTGGCCAAATACCTCCCAAAAGTTTCCatttatctaa
- the LOC108330550 gene encoding GATA transcription factor 25-like isoform X2, with protein MGDESVAASPHFGLISEEDHLWFSFLELEAAYTHSVLDDPSISQCVETPPQIQNQNHVVAAEMGCEGEYGSEAHRAASLSRFRQKRKRRCFANKIRYKTRQEATLRVHRSKSQFILSKIHESEQDVFHSEILCCNCGISSKCTPMMRRGPSGPASLCNACGLSWANRV; from the exons ATGGGTGATGAGAGTGTTGCTGCTTCGCCTCATTTTGGTTTGATATCTGAAGAGGACCATCTCTGGTTCAGTTTCCTTGAACTAGAAGCCGCTTATACTCATAGTGTTCTGGACGATCCTTCT ATATCACAGTGTGTGGAGACACCGCCTCAAATCCAAAATCAAAACCATGTG GTCGCAGCAGAAATGGGATGCGAAGGTGAATACGGTAGTGAAGCGCACCGAGCAGCCTCGCTGAGTAGGTTCCGTCAAAAGAGAAAACGACGATGTTTtgctaataaaataagatacaaGACACGCCAAGAAGCTACTCTCAG GGTACATCGTAGTAAGAGCCAGTTTATTTTATCCAAAATCCATGAGTCAGAGCAAGATGTCTTTCACTCGGAGATATT ATGCTGTAACTGTGGCATTAGTTCAAAATGCACTCCTATGATGCGGCGAGGGCCATCTGGGCCAGCCTCACTTTGCAACGCTTGTGGCCTGTCTTGGGCAAACAGGGTATGA
- the LOC108331853 gene encoding glutamate-1-semialdehyde 2,1-aminomutase, chloroplastic, translating into MAVSAITGARLTLGMPLSSPALTRRTTSPALVMAVSIDHKVDNKLTLTKSEEAFAAAKELLPGGVNSPVRAFKSVGGQPIVIDSVKGSRMWDIDGNEYIDYVGSWGPAIIGHADDQVLAALGETMKKGTSFGAPCLLENTLAELVIDAVPSIEMVRFVNSGTEACMGALRLARAYTGQEKIIKFEGCYHGHADPFLVKAGSGVATLGLPDSPGVPKAATYETLTAPYNDILAVEKLFENNKGEIAAVFLEPVVGNAGFIVPTPEFLNFLRKITKENNTLLVFDEVMTGFRLSYGGAQEYFGITPDLTTLGKIIGGGLPVGAYGGRRDIMEMVAPAGPMYQAGTLSGNPLAMTAGIHTLQRIKEPGTYEYLDKVTGELVQGIIEAGKRAGHAICGGHISGMFGFFFTEGPVYNFTDAKKSDTAKFARFFWGMLAEGVYLAPSQFEAGFTSLAHTSDDIKKTIAAAEKVFREI; encoded by the exons ATGGCTGTTTCGGCTATCACTGGAGCGAGGCTAACCCTAGGGATGCCTCTTTCCTCTCCCGCACTCACACGCAGAACAACTTCTCCTGCGCTCGTTATGGCCGTCTCCATTGACCACAAGGTCGACAACAAACTCACTCTTACCAAGTCCGAGGAGGCTTTCGCTGCTGCCAAG GAGCTGTTGCCTGGAGGTGTGAACTCCCCAGTTCGTGCCTTCAAATCGGTAGGTGGTCAACCAATTGTGATTGATTCTGTTAAAGGGTCTCGCATGTGGGACATCGATGGAAATGAATACATTGACTACGTCGGTTCTTGGGGTCCTGCCATTATTGGACACGCTGATGATCAG GTGCTTGCAGCTCTGGGTGAAACCATGAAAAAAGGAACCAGCTTTGGTGCACCCTGTTTGTTGGAAAACACTTTGGCTGAGCTGGTTATCGATGCCGTCCCTAGCATTGAAATGGTTCGGTTTGTCAATTCAGGCACGGAAGCTTGCATGGGTGCGCTCCGTCTTGCACGTGCTTATACAGGACAAGAGAAGATCATCAAGTTTGAAGGGTGTTATCATGGCCATGCAGATCCTTTTCTTGTTAAGGCTGGCAGTGGAGTTGCCACCTTAGGACTTCCTGATTCCCCTGGTGTCCCCAAAGCTGCCACGTATGAAACCCTTACAGCCCCCTACAATGACATCTTGGCCGTTGAGAAGCTCTTTGAGAATAACAAAGGAGAAATTGCCGCTGTTTTCCTGGAACCTGTTGTTGGAAACGCTGGTTTTATTGTTCCTACACCtgaatttcttaatttcttGCGCAAAATCACCAAAGAGAACAATACCCTTCTCGTGTTTGATGAAGTTATGACCGGATTTCGATTGTCATATGGAGGTGCTCAAGAGTATTTTGGTATAACTCCTGATTTAACAACTCTTGGAAAGATAATTGGTGGAGGTTTACCGGTGGGTGCTTATGGTGGGAGGAGGGATATCATGGAGATGGTGGCACCAGCTGGCCCAATGTACCAGGCTGGGACCTTGAGTGGGAACCCTTTGGCCATGACTGCAGGCATACATACCCTGCAGCGTATTAAGGAGCCAGGAACTTACGAGTACTTGGACAAAGTCACAGGTGAGCTTGTTCAGGGCATTATTGAAGCTGGGAAGAGGGCAGGCCATGCAATATGTGGTGGGCATATTAGTGGGATGTTTGGTTTTTTCTTCACAGAAGGACCTGTGTATAATTTTACAGATGCCAAGAAGAGTGACACTGCCAAGTTTGCTAGGTTCTTTTGGGGAATGCTGGCAGAAGGTGTCTATTTGGCACCATCCCAGTTTGAGGCTGGCTTCACCAGCTTGGCACATACTTCTGATGACATTAAAAAGACAATAGCCGCTGCTGAAAAAGTTTTCAGAGAGATCTGA